The following proteins are co-located in the Malus sylvestris chromosome 13, drMalSylv7.2, whole genome shotgun sequence genome:
- the LOC126596005 gene encoding phosphoribulokinase, chloroplastic-like isoform X2, producing MASDWMNKQTAEISRFADSRMIRLFDSNMLISNTTAVICLDDYHSLDMTWRKEKEVTMLDPRATDFDLMYKQMKAIKEGKAVEKPIYTMFLVAWILLSSSSSPKILVIEGLRAIWVL from the exons ATGGCTTCAGATTGGATGAACAAACAAACGGCGGAGATCTCGAGGTTTGCGGATTCAAGAATGATaag GCTGTTTGACTCCAACATGCTCATCAGCAACACCACGGCGGTGATATGCTTGGATGATTACCATTCCCTAGACATGACAtggaggaaggagaaagaagtgACGATGCTAGACCCAAGAGCTACCGACTTCGATCTTATGTATAAGCAGATGAAGGCAATCAAGGAAGGGAAGGCTGTTGAGAAGCCTATTTACACAATGTTTCTGGTCGCTTGGATCCTCCTGAGCTCATCAAGTTCCCCCAAGATTCTTGTCATTGAAGGTTTACGTGCAAT TTGGGTGTTATGA
- the LOC126596005 gene encoding phosphoribulokinase, chloroplastic-like isoform X1 gives MASDWMNKQTAEISRFADSRMIRLFDSNMLISNTTAVICLDDYHSLDMTWRKEKEVTMLDPRATDFDLMYKQMKAIKEGKAVEKPIYTMFLVAWILLSSSSSPKILVIEGLRAICMLQSLNWIPRSRMITH, from the exons ATGGCTTCAGATTGGATGAACAAACAAACGGCGGAGATCTCGAGGTTTGCGGATTCAAGAATGATaag GCTGTTTGACTCCAACATGCTCATCAGCAACACCACGGCGGTGATATGCTTGGATGATTACCATTCCCTAGACATGACAtggaggaaggagaaagaagtgACGATGCTAGACCCAAGAGCTACCGACTTCGATCTTATGTATAAGCAGATGAAGGCAATCAAGGAAGGGAAGGCTGTTGAGAAGCCTATTTACACAATGTTTCTGGTCGCTTGGATCCTCCTGAGCTCATCAAGTTCCCCCAAGATTCTTGTCATTGAAGGTTTACGTGCAAT CTGCATGCTGCAATCATTGAACTGGATACCAAGATCTAGAATGATAACTCATTGA